The DNA sequence ATTGTACTAAGAATGTAGATTGACCCATTGCTTCTAAAGTTTCAGTAGAAGGGTTTTCCCATTTCTTTTCAAATTTTGCATTGTATTCTAATGTTTCTTCATTCCATTGACCAATTTGTGAAAATCCATTAATTGGATAACCAATAGTCATGTACCAAAACATCCAGATAATTGTACCTATAAATGCTAAGGCCCAACCTGTTGGTACATTATTACGGTATTCACCAATACCATCCCAGTTATCTTCAGCTAATTCACCACTAGCTGTATCATTTTTTATTTGATTAACATATTTAAGTACTGTAAATACTACAATAACAATAATTGCAATTGCACCTAACATTGTTAAACTATTAATATAATCGTCACCGATAAAAGCATCACCTGTTGAAAGGTAAGTCCCTGCTATTAATGCGATGACAAGAATAATTCCACCTATAACCATAGATTTCATACTATTTCTCCTTGTTATCTATATTATCTTCTCTTTTTTCAAGAGGAGTAGAAGAAGATGAATCATCATGAACTAAGTTAGAATATTTTTCAAAATCTCGTTCACCTTTCTTATCTCTACTATATATAGAGTAAGCGTATGAGTAAAAAACTACAAATACAACGAATAACAAGAAAAACTTTATATAACCTTGGATGTTCAATAATTCTTCATATTCCATTATTAACCTCTTATTTTAAAGAATTTAAATATGCAATTAATGCAACTATTTCAGGAATTTGACCTTTTGCAACAGCATCTTTTACAGCTTTATTTTTCATATCTGCTGCTATTAATACTGCATCTGCTTTTGCTTTTGCAATAGCACTTGTGTAGTCACCTAATTCAACATCCACTTTACCGTCACCATCAATATCTTGATCATATGGAACTGCAAAAACAGTTTTAACTGTAGAAGCTTCACCATAAGCTGTATCTAAATCAGTCATCTTATCAAAAAGATGAGGATAAGCTGGCATAACAGTTCCTGGAACTACTGAAGCTGGATCCATCATATGATTTTCATGCCAATCAGTAGTTCTATAATTACCAATTCTCATTAAATCAGGACCAGTTCTTTTTGATCCCCATAAAAATGGTCTATCATAAGCATACTCACCTGATAATGAATACATACCATATCTATCAGTTTCTGCTTTAAACGGTCTAATTAATTGTGAATGACACGCATTACAAGAATCTTTAATATAAATTTGACGACCTGCTAATTCTAAAACAGAATATGGTTTAGTACCAACAGTTGGTCTACTTTGTTTTGCAAAATCTG is a window from the Poseidonibacter antarcticus genome containing:
- a CDS encoding c-type cytochrome, with amino-acid sequence MKSMVIGGIILVIALIAGTYLSTGDAFIGDDYINSLTMLGAIAIIVIVVFTVLKYVNQIKNDTASGELAEDNWDGIGEYRNNVPTGWALAFIGTIIWMFWYMTIGYPINGFSQIGQWNEETLEYNAKFEKKWENPSTETLEAMGQSTFLVQCSPCHGVDAEGIQGKAQNLTKRISKHQVVHVINNGSNSLKTAYPGGMPAGMAFGPDVDVIAEYVAGGFKGEQPAAFGVCAGCHGADGKGMPYVAPNIREYDDALVTAVLKDGKKSNIGTMPSFDGRLNETQQKAVAAYLRSLGE
- the ccoO gene encoding cytochrome-c oxidase, cbb3-type subunit II codes for the protein MFHWFEQRPFFFAVLVFVFVAFAGIIEIIPDFAKQSRPTVGTKPYSVLELAGRQIYIKDSCNACHSQLIRPFKAETDRYGMYSLSGEYAYDRPFLWGSKRTGPDLMRIGNYRTTDWHENHMMDPASVVPGTVMPAYPHLFDKMTDLDTAYGEASTVKTVFAVPYDQDIDGDGKVDVELGDYTSAIAKAKADAVLIAADMKNKAVKDAVAKGQIPEIVALIAYLNSLK
- a CDS encoding CcoQ/FixQ family Cbb3-type cytochrome c oxidase assembly chaperone, whose product is MEYEELLNIQGYIKFFLLFVVFVVFYSYAYSIYSRDKKGERDFEKYSNLVHDDSSSSTPLEKREDNIDNKEK